From the genome of Gemmatimonas phototrophica, one region includes:
- a CDS encoding NAD(P)-dependent oxidoreductase, with amino-acid sequence MDRKQPFDLHVDAETWHLSNLDGAPFVLNRHREKTFTPMSMPRVAFLGLGAIGTPMAKHLARPAFDLAVWNRTPSKAEAFAAATGARQAATPAEAARDRDVVVTCLPVSRDVEALLDGPDGLLATMPAGSVLVDCTSGDAATSRRMAARLAERGIGFLDAPVSGGVVGAEQGALTVMIGGDEATLERVRPVLESFGKKIVHCGGVGAGDALKAVNNALLAMHIWGTAEGLVALEKAGVKAEVALDVINTSSGRSNASMNLFPDRVVTRAFPRTFRLALLDKDVGIAAELAREQKIVAPLLQLTSELFRLAHSELGEEADHVEAVQVVERLGGAMVGGRPTEG; translated from the coding sequence GTGGACCGAAAGCAGCCCTTCGATCTGCACGTGGATGCGGAGACGTGGCATCTTTCCAATCTCGACGGCGCCCCGTTCGTCCTCAACCGGCACCGTGAGAAGACGTTTACCCCCATGAGCATGCCACGCGTCGCTTTTCTCGGTCTAGGCGCCATCGGAACTCCGATGGCCAAGCATCTCGCCCGCCCGGCGTTCGATCTGGCGGTGTGGAACCGTACCCCGTCCAAGGCCGAGGCATTTGCGGCGGCAACGGGCGCGCGCCAGGCCGCCACTCCGGCGGAGGCCGCACGCGATCGTGACGTGGTCGTGACCTGTCTGCCGGTGTCACGCGACGTGGAGGCCCTGCTCGATGGCCCGGACGGGTTGCTGGCCACCATGCCGGCGGGGTCGGTCCTGGTGGATTGCACGTCCGGTGACGCCGCCACATCACGCCGCATGGCCGCACGCCTGGCCGAGCGCGGGATCGGGTTTTTGGACGCACCGGTGTCCGGTGGTGTCGTGGGAGCGGAGCAGGGGGCACTGACCGTTATGATTGGCGGTGACGAAGCCACGCTCGAACGTGTCCGTCCGGTCCTCGAGAGCTTTGGCAAGAAGATCGTACACTGCGGTGGCGTGGGCGCCGGAGACGCTCTCAAGGCGGTGAACAATGCCTTGCTGGCCATGCATATCTGGGGGACGGCCGAAGGATTGGTTGCGCTCGAGAAGGCCGGGGTGAAAGCCGAGGTGGCCCTCGATGTCATCAACACCTCGAGCGGTCGCTCCAACGCAAGCATGAACCTGTTCCCCGACCGGGTGGTGACGCGCGCCTTTCCGCGCACGTTCCGGTTGGCGCTGCTCGACAAGGATGTGGGTATTGCCGCCGAGCTCGCGCGGGAGCAGAAGATCGTCGCCCCGCTGCTGCAACTCACGTCGGAACTGTTCCGCCTGGCGCACTCCGAACTCGGAGAAGAGGCCGATCACGTGGAAGCGGTGCAGGTGGTGGAACGACTGGGCGGAGCGATGGTTGGCGGCCGTCCCACGGAGGGCTGA
- a CDS encoding heavy-metal-associated domain-containing protein, whose translation MPRLRIHVQIEGLLSVHAVRAVWTALGAVPGVLTAEVSMKGAILEADGPVDRQQLEEALAAAGVTVTGLTVEKGSLPVL comes from the coding sequence ATGCCACGTCTCCGCATCCACGTGCAGATCGAAGGGCTGCTTTCGGTCCACGCCGTTCGCGCCGTCTGGACCGCCCTCGGCGCCGTGCCGGGGGTGCTGACGGCTGAGGTCTCCATGAAAGGGGCCATTCTCGAGGCCGACGGGCCGGTGGACCGCCAGCAGCTCGAGGAGGCGCTGGCCGCGGCCGGAGTGACCGTGACAGGGCTGACGGTGGAGAAGGGGTCGTTGCCCGTGCTGTAG
- the mgtE gene encoding magnesium transporter: MTPRSDKIRPLAALIVPDLLELLEEHPESIGPQTEEMHPADLADVAEALPEELVRAFLAALPRERAAEVLEYLDEELRTQVLEELPAGEAAEIVAEMDPDERADALEELDEETADEILQELEPEEKAETERLLQYDPYTAGGLMTTEFVSVLETLTVEESLRGVRAMARGGRREAMYTIYTVDDTGRLRGVLSLRELLAAPEGTRISELAWSEVVSVSPDMLQEEVSQITSNYDLVALPVVDVDKRLLGVVTVDDVIDVIQEEGTEDAQKFGGMEALEEPYMQISLWQNVRKRGGWLAVLAVSEMLTASVMARYEDELGRVILLAQFIPLIMSSGGNSGSQATSLIIRAMALGEVRLSDWWQVVQRELPAGLILGLMLGTLAAARISAWALLGLYDYGPHHFRLALTVGITLVSIVTIGSLTGSMLPFLLRRLGFDPASASAPFVATLVDVSAISIYFSVAYMMLRGTLL, from the coding sequence ATGACGCCTCGCTCCGACAAAATCCGGCCGCTTGCCGCGCTGATCGTGCCGGACCTGCTCGAGCTGCTCGAGGAGCATCCGGAAAGCATCGGCCCGCAAACGGAAGAAATGCATCCGGCCGACCTCGCCGACGTGGCCGAGGCGTTGCCGGAGGAGTTGGTGCGGGCCTTTTTGGCGGCGCTGCCACGTGAGCGCGCAGCCGAGGTATTGGAGTACCTCGATGAGGAACTCCGCACGCAGGTGCTGGAGGAGCTGCCGGCCGGGGAAGCCGCCGAAATCGTGGCGGAAATGGACCCCGACGAGCGCGCCGACGCGCTCGAAGAGCTCGACGAAGAAACCGCCGACGAGATTCTTCAGGAGCTCGAGCCTGAAGAAAAGGCCGAGACGGAACGGCTGCTGCAGTACGATCCGTACACCGCCGGTGGTCTGATGACCACCGAGTTCGTGTCGGTGCTGGAAACGCTCACGGTTGAGGAGTCGCTGCGCGGCGTGCGCGCGATGGCGCGCGGCGGCCGTCGCGAGGCGATGTACACCATCTACACGGTGGACGACACCGGCCGGCTGCGCGGCGTACTATCGCTGCGTGAGCTGTTGGCGGCGCCGGAAGGCACGCGAATCAGTGAGTTGGCGTGGAGCGAAGTGGTGAGCGTGTCGCCAGACATGCTGCAGGAAGAAGTCTCGCAGATCACGTCCAACTACGACCTCGTGGCGTTGCCCGTGGTGGACGTGGACAAGCGGCTGCTGGGCGTGGTCACGGTGGACGACGTCATTGACGTGATCCAGGAAGAAGGCACCGAAGACGCGCAGAAGTTTGGTGGAATGGAGGCGCTCGAAGAGCCCTACATGCAGATCTCGCTCTGGCAGAACGTGCGCAAACGTGGTGGCTGGCTGGCCGTGCTGGCGGTGAGTGAGATGTTGACCGCCTCCGTGATGGCGCGCTACGAGGATGAACTGGGGCGTGTCATTCTGCTCGCACAATTCATTCCGCTCATCATGAGCTCGGGCGGCAACTCCGGATCGCAGGCCACGTCGCTCATCATCCGCGCCATGGCACTGGGTGAAGTGCGGTTGTCCGACTGGTGGCAGGTGGTGCAGCGCGAACTGCCGGCAGGTCTCATTCTCGGGCTCATGCTGGGTACGCTGGCCGCGGCGCGCATTTCGGCCTGGGCCCTGTTGGGCTTGTACGACTACGGGCCCCATCATTTCCGGCTGGCACTGACGGTGGGCATCACGCTGGTGAGCATTGTGACCATTGGATCGCTCACCGGCTCGATGTTGCCGTTCCTCTTGCGTCGCCTTGGTTTTGACCCCGCCAGTGCGTCGGCACCGTTCGTGGCCACGCTGGTGGATGTATCGGCGATCAGCATCTACTTCAGTGTGGCCTACATGATGCTGCGCGGGACGCTGCTCTGA
- a CDS encoding DMT family transporter, with protein sequence MSTPHATRAALWRGTLAVVLSACCFGSISPLTVIATDRGMALESIQTWRYFTSALVLVGIGLWQRPPRAAASLGPWYRPRTLLLAGSGQALVATLALLALRWLPAATASFLFYTYPAWVTIITAVRGLEPLDRTRLVALTLSLGGIAAMVGAPDAASLAPVGLAVILTAALVYALYIPLLSSLQRGRHPLDVSRAIAVGGTALFAVWSLSTGTLFTIPDRVAFGASLLQGILSAGSFLGFLAGLKVLGNVRTAITSTVEPFWTTLLGVLLLNQGIGSGTILGGAAIMGAVLLLQRPVASPPAQSSNVVT encoded by the coding sequence CTGAGTACTCCGCACGCCACGCGGGCCGCGCTCTGGCGCGGAACGCTCGCGGTGGTGTTGAGTGCCTGCTGCTTCGGGTCCATTTCACCGCTCACGGTCATTGCCACCGATCGTGGCATGGCACTCGAGAGCATTCAGACGTGGCGCTACTTCACGAGCGCGCTCGTCCTCGTGGGTATTGGCCTCTGGCAACGACCGCCACGTGCGGCCGCGTCGCTGGGCCCGTGGTATCGCCCGCGAACGCTGCTGCTGGCCGGCAGCGGTCAGGCGCTGGTGGCCACGCTGGCGCTGCTGGCCCTGCGCTGGCTCCCGGCGGCCACGGCCAGCTTTCTCTTTTACACGTATCCCGCCTGGGTCACCATCATTACGGCGGTTCGCGGGCTGGAGCCCCTCGATCGGACGCGTCTGGTGGCGCTGACGCTGTCGCTGGGGGGGATCGCGGCCATGGTGGGGGCGCCTGATGCGGCGAGTCTTGCCCCAGTTGGACTGGCCGTCATTCTTACCGCGGCGCTCGTCTATGCCCTGTACATCCCACTATTGAGTTCGCTGCAGCGAGGACGTCACCCCCTCGACGTTTCGCGAGCCATCGCGGTGGGCGGCACCGCACTCTTTGCCGTTTGGTCGCTGAGCACGGGCACCCTCTTCACCATTCCCGATCGGGTCGCCTTTGGGGCCAGCCTGTTGCAGGGCATCCTGTCGGCGGGATCCTTTCTGGGCTTCCTGGCCGGGCTCAAGGTGCTGGGGAATGTGCGCACCGCCATCACCAGCACCGTAGAACCCTTCTGGACAACCCTGCTGGGAGTGCTCCTGCTCAATCAGGGGATCGGCTCCGGCACCATTTTGGGCGGCGCGGCCATCATGGGCGCCGTATTGTTACTGCAGCGTCCGGTGGCCTCCCCGCCGGCTCAATCGTCAAACGTTGTCACATAG
- a CDS encoding NAD-dependent epimerase, with protein MAKILVTGAAGFIGYHTSERLLARGDEVVGLDNLNDYYDPTLKEARLARLTSQPGFRFVRLDLGDRAGMEQLFATERFDKVINLAAQAGVRYSLTNPHTYIDSNLVGFLHILEGCRHHGVKHLTYASSSSVYGANTAMPFSVHQNVDHPLSLYAATKKANELMAHTYSHLYGLPTTGLRFFTVYGPWGRPDMALFLFTKAILEGKPIDVFNHGKMQRDFTYIDDIVEGVIRTNDHVAPVNADWDSDSPDPATSKAPYRIYNIGNNNPVELMHLISTLEQALGRTAEKRLLPLQMGDVPATYADVEALVQDVGFAPKTPIETGVQRFVAWYVDYFSARQ; from the coding sequence ATGGCAAAGATTCTGGTTACCGGCGCCGCCGGCTTCATTGGGTATCACACGAGCGAGCGTCTGCTGGCGCGCGGTGACGAAGTGGTGGGGTTGGACAATCTCAACGACTACTACGATCCCACGCTCAAGGAGGCGCGCCTGGCGCGCCTGACCAGCCAGCCAGGCTTCCGCTTTGTGCGCCTGGACCTGGGTGATCGCGCCGGGATGGAGCAGCTCTTTGCCACGGAGCGCTTTGACAAGGTGATCAATCTGGCCGCCCAGGCCGGCGTGCGATATTCACTGACGAACCCCCACACCTACATCGACAGCAATCTTGTGGGATTTCTGCACATCCTCGAAGGATGCCGCCATCATGGCGTGAAGCATCTCACGTACGCCAGCTCGTCGAGTGTGTACGGCGCCAACACCGCGATGCCATTCTCGGTGCACCAGAATGTGGATCACCCGTTGTCACTGTACGCGGCCACCAAGAAGGCCAACGAGCTCATGGCACACACGTACAGCCACCTGTACGGATTGCCCACCACCGGCCTGCGTTTCTTCACGGTGTACGGCCCGTGGGGACGCCCGGATATGGCGCTCTTTCTGTTTACGAAAGCCATTCTCGAAGGGAAGCCCATTGACGTGTTCAACCACGGCAAGATGCAGCGGGACTTCACCTACATCGACGATATTGTGGAAGGGGTGATTCGTACCAACGATCACGTGGCCCCCGTCAATGCGGACTGGGATTCCGACTCCCCCGACCCGGCCACCAGCAAGGCCCCGTACCGCATCTACAATATCGGCAACAACAATCCGGTGGAGTTGATGCACCTCATCAGCACTCTCGAGCAGGCCTTGGGCCGGACGGCGGAGAAGCGCCTGCTGCCCTTGCAGATGGGCGATGTGCCGGCCACCTATGCCGATGTGGAAGCGCTGGTGCAGGACGTGGGCTTTGCACCCAAGACGCCAATCGAAACGGGCGTGCAGCGGTTCGTTGCGTGGTATGTGGACTACTTCTCCGCACGCCAGTGA
- the asnB gene encoding asparagine synthase (glutamine-hydrolyzing), which produces MCGIAGFWTSPFKEGTARPILERMTSSLQHRGPDAQGAWFDGRTGIALGHRRLAIVDLSEMGHQPMASADDRYQLVFNGEIYNFRVLRAELEADGVQFRGGSDTEVLLALISRVGLEQALTKCVGMFAIALWDRQQCTLQLARDRFGEKPLYVARVPDGIVFASTLVPIEQHPDFDSTIDFQSVASVLCHGYVSTSRSIFANASKVLPGTIQTWTTAPVLAPSITTYWSAESAAANGITTPFAGTDRDASEMLDQALRRAVSEQMLADVPLGAFLSGGVDSSLIVALMQDLGSRSARTFTVGFEDPAFDEARHAEAVATHLGTDHTTLILTAQNALDIIPRLADMYDEPFADQSQIPTAAVAALARRHVTVALSGDGGDELFGGYRRYRFVEKAWKRLGYVPRPARHLASQALSSVSRSSWDSMFSLGEAFPRQVSGDRVHKFASLLASETPEQFYRGVLCAWMDPAEVIPQLTRSVGTRTPKGSTLPGSLLGRMMLDDQTSYLPDDVLVKVDRATMASSLESRSPILDHRVAELAWSFNRNQWQRQKRGKHVLRSVLERYVPSSVVDRPKQGFGVPIAAWLRGPLRPWADAMLAPEELQRDHLLNPAPIRRRWQQHLSGQCDWSTSLWHVLMFQSWRMSSHRRAR; this is translated from the coding sequence ATGTGCGGTATTGCCGGTTTCTGGACCAGCCCATTCAAAGAGGGGACGGCACGTCCCATCCTTGAGCGGATGACGTCTTCGCTGCAGCACCGTGGGCCAGATGCACAGGGTGCCTGGTTCGACGGGCGCACCGGTATTGCCCTGGGTCATCGCCGTCTGGCCATTGTGGATCTGAGCGAGATGGGTCACCAGCCGATGGCATCGGCCGATGACCGTTATCAGCTGGTGTTCAATGGAGAGATCTACAATTTCCGGGTGTTGCGTGCGGAGTTGGAAGCGGACGGTGTGCAGTTCCGCGGAGGATCCGACACGGAAGTTCTGCTCGCGTTGATTTCCCGCGTCGGGTTGGAACAGGCCTTGACGAAATGCGTCGGCATGTTCGCCATTGCCCTGTGGGACCGCCAGCAGTGTACGCTGCAGTTGGCACGTGACCGGTTTGGGGAGAAGCCTCTCTACGTCGCCCGCGTTCCGGACGGGATTGTCTTTGCCTCAACGCTCGTGCCCATCGAGCAGCATCCGGATTTTGACAGCACCATCGATTTTCAGTCGGTGGCGTCAGTGCTTTGCCATGGGTACGTGTCCACTTCCCGTTCCATCTTTGCCAATGCAAGCAAAGTGTTGCCGGGAACGATCCAGACCTGGACGACGGCTCCTGTCCTCGCCCCCTCGATCACAACCTACTGGTCGGCCGAGAGCGCGGCGGCAAACGGGATCACCACGCCTTTTGCCGGGACTGACCGTGATGCGTCTGAGATGCTGGACCAGGCGCTTCGTCGTGCCGTCAGCGAGCAAATGCTGGCGGATGTCCCGTTGGGTGCATTCCTCAGTGGCGGGGTTGATTCCTCGCTCATCGTGGCCCTGATGCAGGACCTCGGGTCCCGGTCTGCACGTACGTTCACGGTTGGCTTTGAAGATCCGGCGTTTGACGAAGCGCGGCATGCCGAGGCGGTTGCGACACATCTGGGAACGGATCACACCACGTTGATTCTTACGGCTCAGAACGCGCTGGACATCATTCCGCGTCTCGCCGACATGTACGATGAGCCGTTCGCCGACCAGTCGCAGATTCCCACGGCGGCCGTCGCGGCGCTCGCGCGCCGTCATGTCACGGTCGCGCTGTCCGGAGATGGTGGCGACGAACTTTTTGGCGGCTATCGCCGATACCGCTTCGTGGAGAAGGCCTGGAAGCGCCTTGGCTACGTCCCACGGCCAGCCCGCCATCTCGCCAGTCAGGCCTTGTCCTCCGTGTCCCGCAGTTCGTGGGATTCCATGTTCAGTCTCGGCGAGGCATTCCCGCGACAAGTGTCCGGTGACCGCGTCCACAAGTTTGCATCGCTGCTTGCCTCCGAAACACCGGAGCAATTCTACCGCGGTGTGCTTTGCGCGTGGATGGATCCCGCGGAGGTCATTCCCCAGCTGACGCGCAGCGTTGGCACCCGGACACCGAAAGGCAGCACCCTCCCCGGGAGTCTCCTCGGTCGGATGATGCTGGATGATCAGACATCCTATTTGCCCGACGATGTCCTGGTAAAGGTGGATCGCGCGACGATGGCCAGCAGCCTCGAATCGCGATCGCCGATCCTTGATCACCGGGTTGCGGAACTCGCGTGGAGCTTCAACCGGAATCAGTGGCAGCGCCAGAAGCGTGGGAAGCATGTACTTCGCTCGGTGCTTGAACGCTATGTTCCGTCGAGCGTGGTTGACCGCCCGAAACAGGGCTTCGGCGTCCCGATTGCTGCGTGGCTGCGTGGCCCTCTGCGCCCGTGGGCCGACGCCATGCTGGCGCCCGAGGAATTGCAGCGAGACCACCTGCTGAACCCCGCACCGATACGTCGGCGCTGGCAGCAGCATCTCTCCGGTCAGTGCGACTGGTCCACATCACTGTGGCATGTGCTGATGTTCCAGTCGTGGCGAATGTCCAGCCACCGGCGGGCACGATAA
- the murJ gene encoding murein biosynthesis integral membrane protein MurJ: MRELLSPAHAVSQHVHRRLGPLWSAAAVIGILTLGGKAIGLVKEMLVAARFGTAPELDALLMALAIPTFAINVVVGVLPMALTPAFVAARTRGGLTEARQLAGTAFRQTYRVMLVLAFALAALTVLLAELPGSGLSDIARQRIPLMAAILIPFTFLQGASAAWTGILAADGAFAVGALATASLPTMMLLSVLAFSDSLGVTAIAVGLVAGCVTQALLLGLTLRHRGLSLWERNASLQAVNRQYIPAIAGAIFTSSCGLIDQIMASALPSGAVSTLSYAGKLVAVGLGIAIVAIGTPLLPHVSRLVEQGEWLALRTFQRRASLVVLAVTVPSSILLAFVSEPIVRIAFERGAFSANDTAQVALVQSYYMLQIPGQFLAVIYARSLAAMRMTSRIGSVALVSLFVNVIGNLYFMRRMGAPGIALSTATVQTVSALLLFVLCERLLRERLRDGDPQFPSLAPVVAPPTS, from the coding sequence ATGCGCGAACTCCTGTCACCGGCACACGCCGTGTCGCAGCACGTGCACCGTCGGCTTGGGCCGTTGTGGAGCGCGGCCGCCGTGATCGGCATACTCACACTCGGCGGGAAAGCCATTGGCCTCGTCAAAGAGATGCTGGTGGCGGCACGATTTGGAACAGCTCCCGAACTGGATGCGCTGTTGATGGCTCTCGCCATTCCAACGTTCGCCATCAACGTCGTGGTTGGCGTCCTTCCCATGGCGCTGACCCCGGCCTTTGTGGCGGCCCGAACACGGGGCGGATTGACGGAAGCTCGTCAACTTGCCGGTACGGCCTTCCGCCAGACGTACCGGGTGATGCTCGTGCTGGCGTTTGCGCTCGCTGCCCTGACGGTACTGCTCGCCGAACTCCCGGGATCGGGACTCTCAGACATTGCGCGTCAGCGCATCCCGCTGATGGCGGCCATTCTCATCCCCTTCACGTTCCTGCAGGGGGCGAGTGCGGCGTGGACCGGCATTCTCGCGGCCGATGGTGCGTTCGCGGTTGGCGCACTGGCAACGGCGTCATTGCCGACCATGATGCTGCTGTCGGTGCTCGCCTTCAGCGACTCACTCGGCGTTACGGCAATCGCGGTAGGCCTTGTCGCGGGCTGCGTCACGCAAGCCTTGTTGCTTGGCCTTACGCTCCGACATCGTGGCCTTTCGCTCTGGGAGCGGAACGCTTCACTACAGGCTGTCAATCGTCAGTATATCCCGGCGATCGCCGGCGCGATCTTTACGAGCAGCTGTGGTCTGATAGATCAGATCATGGCGAGTGCGCTTCCCTCGGGGGCCGTCTCAACGCTGTCATACGCCGGCAAGTTGGTCGCGGTTGGGCTCGGCATAGCGATTGTCGCCATTGGAACGCCACTGCTTCCGCATGTCTCGCGGCTGGTGGAACAAGGCGAGTGGTTGGCGCTCCGAACGTTTCAGCGTCGGGCATCGCTGGTCGTTCTGGCGGTTACCGTCCCGTCGTCCATTCTGCTCGCGTTCGTGTCCGAGCCTATCGTGCGCATCGCCTTTGAACGTGGCGCATTCAGTGCGAATGACACGGCGCAGGTGGCCCTGGTTCAGTCGTACTACATGCTGCAGATACCCGGGCAGTTTCTGGCCGTTATCTACGCGCGCTCCCTCGCCGCCATGCGCATGACCAGCCGGATCGGCTCGGTCGCCTTGGTCAGCCTGTTCGTGAATGTGATCGGCAACCTGTACTTCATGCGAAGGATGGGGGCGCCCGGCATCGCGCTGTCCACGGCGACCGTACAGACCGTGTCCGCCTTGCTCCTCTTTGTGCTCTGTGAGCGGCTACTGCGTGAGCGACTGCGCGACGGAGATCCCCAGTTCCCCTCTCTCGCTCCTGTCGTTGCTCCTCCAACATCCTGA
- a CDS encoding DegT/DnrJ/EryC1/StrS family aminotransferase has translation MPDSQPFLPFALPDLTETEIDAVVRVLRSGWITTGPETRAFEQEFAERLGVRHAIAVSSCTAALHLALEAVGVRAGDEVLTTTITFTATAEVVEYLGARTRFVDVEDDTLNMSPFATRAMIEREYQQSPDGSYRHRVTGGRLAAIVPVHYAGHLVDMPAFLDLGREYAIPVVDDAAHALPASLHGQSVGTFGNPTAFSFYATKTLAVGDGGMLTTDDDAIAARARIMSLHGISRDAWKRYRQDGTWYYEVLEPGFKYNMTDIAAALGRVQLSRLDDMTARRAALAARYDAAFANGDTIRVPVVRPGVQTAWHLYPIRLNASAGVSRDELIEALKARGIGTSVHFIPLHRQPFYANKYGYSPADFPIAEAAYAQYLSLPLYSGMSDADVERVIEAIGEVIPVMAESR, from the coding sequence ATGCCTGACTCGCAACCGTTCCTGCCATTCGCACTCCCTGACCTCACCGAGACGGAGATTGATGCCGTAGTGCGGGTCCTCCGGTCCGGTTGGATTACGACGGGTCCCGAAACGCGCGCCTTCGAGCAGGAGTTCGCAGAGCGGCTTGGCGTACGCCATGCCATTGCCGTCAGTTCATGTACGGCGGCCCTTCACCTCGCCCTCGAGGCGGTCGGCGTTCGGGCGGGTGATGAGGTGCTGACCACGACCATCACGTTTACGGCAACGGCAGAGGTGGTCGAATATCTGGGAGCACGCACACGCTTTGTGGACGTGGAAGACGATACGCTCAACATGTCGCCATTCGCGACCCGCGCCATGATCGAGCGGGAATACCAGCAGTCTCCGGATGGCAGCTACCGGCACCGCGTTACAGGTGGACGGCTGGCCGCCATTGTACCCGTGCACTATGCGGGTCATCTGGTGGACATGCCGGCCTTCCTCGACCTCGGCAGGGAATACGCCATTCCGGTCGTCGACGACGCAGCGCACGCATTACCGGCGTCATTGCATGGTCAATCCGTCGGGACGTTTGGCAATCCCACTGCGTTCAGTTTCTATGCCACCAAGACACTGGCCGTTGGCGACGGTGGTATGCTGACCACCGATGACGATGCCATTGCCGCGCGTGCGCGCATCATGAGCCTGCACGGAATCAGCCGGGATGCCTGGAAGCGATATCGCCAGGATGGCACGTGGTACTACGAGGTGCTCGAGCCTGGATTCAAGTACAACATGACCGACATCGCTGCCGCGCTGGGTCGGGTGCAACTCTCCCGGCTTGATGACATGACGGCGCGGCGCGCCGCTCTGGCGGCGCGCTATGACGCGGCCTTCGCCAATGGGGACACCATTCGCGTTCCGGTCGTTCGCCCGGGGGTGCAGACGGCCTGGCATCTCTATCCGATCCGTCTCAACGCGTCAGCTGGAGTATCCCGCGACGAACTGATTGAGGCTCTGAAGGCCCGAGGTATCGGCACGAGCGTTCACTTCATTCCCCTGCACCGTCAGCCCTTTTACGCCAACAAGTATGGCTATTCACCCGCCGATTTCCCCATCGCCGAGGCGGCCTACGCACAGTATCTCTCCCTGCCTTTGTACTCAGGAATGAGCGACGCGGACGTCGAGCGCGTCATCGAGGCCATAGGGGAAGTCATTCCGGTCATGGCGGAGAGCCGCTGA
- a CDS encoding sugar transferase, whose amino-acid sequence MAVPSRRKRHDQWQRSVDVLIAAGALLTLLPLLGVIALLVVLTDGHPVFFRQTRIGRFGQPFTLLKFRSMRTGSGSLVTVAGDSRITPIGSLLRRTKLDELPQLWNVLVGEMSIVGPRPEVPQFVATWPVLFHSISNLRPGLTDLASLALADEEQLLGRHRGEPDFYQQRLLPRKLAMARLYRRHRSLWLDGVLMAGTAVRILGARSLAANMIGMSLIERVRYEVPPRRHGWQAGLVA is encoded by the coding sequence ATGGCCGTGCCCTCGCGTCGAAAGCGCCATGACCAATGGCAGCGCAGCGTGGACGTTCTGATCGCGGCCGGCGCGCTGCTCACCCTGCTGCCACTCCTGGGCGTGATCGCGCTTCTTGTCGTGCTGACAGATGGACATCCCGTCTTCTTTCGGCAAACGCGCATTGGGCGATTCGGACAGCCCTTTACCCTGTTGAAGTTCCGTTCGATGCGGACGGGGAGCGGCTCGTTGGTCACCGTCGCCGGCGACTCGCGCATTACACCAATCGGTTCGCTCCTGCGACGCACCAAACTGGATGAGCTCCCGCAACTCTGGAACGTCCTGGTGGGCGAGATGAGCATTGTGGGTCCGCGGCCGGAAGTCCCACAGTTCGTGGCGACATGGCCCGTACTGTTCCATTCCATCAGCAATCTGCGTCCCGGCCTCACCGACTTGGCGTCCTTGGCCCTTGCTGATGAGGAGCAGTTGCTGGGCCGCCACCGCGGAGAACCCGACTTCTATCAGCAGCGCTTGCTGCCCCGCAAGCTGGCCATGGCCCGCCTGTATCGCCGGCACCGCTCACTGTGGCTCGATGGTGTGCTCATGGCTGGCACGGCCGTACGTATTTTGGGCGCGCGGTCGTTGGCGGCCAATATGATTGGGATGTCGCTCATTGAACGGGTACGCTATGAAGTGCCCCCACGCCGGCACGGGTGGCAGGCAGGACTGGTCGCATGA